A region of Micropterus dolomieu isolate WLL.071019.BEF.003 ecotype Adirondacks linkage group LG01, ASM2129224v1, whole genome shotgun sequence DNA encodes the following proteins:
- the LOC123976781 gene encoding insulin receptor substrate 2-B-like isoform X2 has translation MNETAESQNRCANHKRSLPACSSPVSTPSCTSTQMWLPVESPLHAPLMNDRQVEQDQDSRDEHHVRRQSSPPPRFYEELFCTSHITLVPLAGTLVTSSRPQSDVVKQGYLGKLERTYQRYFVLRAGSHTGPSRLEWYKSQEKFTAMEKSAGKAALFGSSKQGVIYLRCCLGVSRIGSSRKGHTVVLYAKDQTMVLVVEDQWEQEEWYLAVKKLMEEELKDEEHGEGFDEEDDGYCTLPPAAFFKEVWPVTVKPRGLGCSKSLAGESRLCLTATSLILVRVSTCSDLPSVTIPLLSVRRFGHLDGSFFLELGRSAPNGPGEIWMEARDQGSPVVAQHIHEVVRETVRALRALPDFSRSPTSNHNQLQSLLASKRCRPKNGDKLVHVRPLGSCLAPPPRNAESPKQCNLEPRKPDQTEPGSTMSSTSHLSPVRSHQSSMSEMGSYVEMKMDHHLPVNKGKGSDCRRAAIVTGDHCSVAACGMEGREPEEEEGQGQGYMTMSPQVSHSLSVLPQDDYVIMASPHKHNWPSYFPPSTSLKTSFNSSTCGCSSPLHPSHPQTNEQSQPHWLVTSAQQAETEAGQSQMSISCSTRPQDDAGQKQKSAKQGRLPSQTRATLSPVRSVEGSGMRTPFVTSGPGYVRPVQASPNSGISRSSRLQAVSGQSVRHGLSWCLPSCLRPS, from the exons atgaatgaaacagcAGAAAGTCAGAACAGGTGTGCAAACCACAAGAGATCTCTTCCTGCTTGCAGCTCCCCTGTGTCTACCCCCAGCTGCACCTCCACCCAAATGTGGCTGCCAGTCGAATCACCTCTGCATGCTCCCTTGATGAATGACCGCCAAGTGGAGCAGGACCAGGATTCTCGGGACGAACATCACGTTAGGAGGCAGTCAAGTCCTCCTCCACGTTTCTATGAGGAACTCTTCTGTACCAGCCATATAACTCTGGTGCCTCTCGCTGGCACCCTCGTGACCTCTTCCAGGCCGCAGAGCGATGTGGTGAAACAAGGTTACCTGGGGAAGCTGGAGCGGACCTACCAGAGATATTTTGTCCTGAGAGCAGGAAGTCACACCGGGCCGAGTCGACTGGAGTGGTACAAGAGCCAGGAGAAGTTCACAGCAATGGAGAAGTCTGCTGGTAAAGCTGCGCTGTTTGGCTCAAGCAAGCAAGG GGTGATTTACCTGAGGTGCTGTCTTGGTGTGAGCCGGATTGGCAGTTCCAGGAAAGGCCACACAGTGGTGCTGTATGCCAAGGATCAGACCATGGTGCTAGTGGTGGAGGACCAGTGGGAGCAAGAAGAGTGGTATCTGGCTGTCAAGAAACTGATGGAGGAAGAGCTGAAGGATGAAGAGCATGGAGAAGGGTTTGATGAAGAGGATGATGGGTATTGCACTCTGCCCCCTGCTGCTTTCTTCAAAGAG GTTTGGCCCGTCACAGTAAAGCCCAGAGGTCTGGGCTGTTCCAAGTCCCTGGCAGGGGAGAGCCGGCTCTGCCTCACAGCCACGTCCCTCATCTTGGTCAGAGTGAGCACATGCAGCGATTTGCCTTCTGTTACGATACCTTTGCTGAGTGTGCGGCGCTTTGGCCACTTGGATGGCTCGTTCTTCTTGGAGCTTGGCAGGTCGGCACCAAACGGTCCTGGAGAGATCTGGATGGAAGCAAGAGACCAAG GAAGCCCAGTAGTAGCCCAGCACATTCACGAGGTGGTTCGCGAGACTGTAAGGGCACTACGAGCTCTTCCTGACTTCAGCCGGTCACCGACCTCCAACCACAATCAGCTTCAATCCCTTCTGGCCTCAAAACGCTGCAGACCCAAAAACGGAGACAAGCTGGTGCATGTGAGACCACTTGGTTCTTGCCTGGCCCCGCCCCCCAGAAATGCTGAAAGTCCAAAACAATGTAACCTAGAGCCCCGCAAACCAGATCAAACAGAGCCAGGATCTACTATGAGCTCTACCTCACATCTCAGCCCTGTCAGATCCCATCAGAGCTCCATGTCAGAGATGGGAAGCTACGTGGAAATGAAGATGGACCATCATCTCCCTGTGAACAAAGGGAAGGGAAGCGACTGCAGAAGGGCTGCCATTGTAACTGGGGACCACTGCAGTGTTGCTGCCTGTGGGATGGAGGGCAGGGagccggaggaggaggaggggcaggGGCAGGGGTACATGACGATGTCACCACAGGTAAGCCACAGTTTGTCTGTGCTGCCTCAGGATGACTATGTTATCATGGCAAGCCCACATAAACACAACTGGCCCTCCTACTTTCCCCCCTCCACTTCCCTTAAGACATCGTTCAACAG CTCCACCTGTGGCTGCAGCTCTCCTCTGCACCCGTCACATCCTCAGACCAACGAGCAGAGTCAGCCACACTGGCTTGTGACCTCGGCCCAGCAGGCAGAAACAgaagctggccaatcacagatGAGCATTAGCTGCTCCACTCGACCACAGGATGATGCAGGGCAGAAGCAGAAATCAGCCAAGCAGGGACGACTCCCATCACAAACCAGGGCCACTTTGTCTCCTGTGAGGAGTGTTGAGGGGTCTGGCATGAGGACTCCTTTTGTCACAAGTGGACCAGGCTATGTCAGGCCAGTCCAGGCTAGTCCGAACTCCGGTATAAGCCGGTCTAGTCGACTCCAAGCTGTATCGGGACAATCTGTTAGACATGGGCTGTCATGGTGCCTACCTTCTTGCCTGAGGCCAAGCTGA
- the LOC123976781 gene encoding insulin receptor substrate 2-B-like isoform X1: MKDETENQCLTSAGFRLEMNETAESQNRCANHKRSLPACSSPVSTPSCTSTQMWLPVESPLHAPLMNDRQVEQDQDSRDEHHVRRQSSPPPRFYEELFCTSHITLVPLAGTLVTSSRPQSDVVKQGYLGKLERTYQRYFVLRAGSHTGPSRLEWYKSQEKFTAMEKSAGKAALFGSSKQGVIYLRCCLGVSRIGSSRKGHTVVLYAKDQTMVLVVEDQWEQEEWYLAVKKLMEEELKDEEHGEGFDEEDDGYCTLPPAAFFKEVWPVTVKPRGLGCSKSLAGESRLCLTATSLILVRVSTCSDLPSVTIPLLSVRRFGHLDGSFFLELGRSAPNGPGEIWMEARDQGSPVVAQHIHEVVRETVRALRALPDFSRSPTSNHNQLQSLLASKRCRPKNGDKLVHVRPLGSCLAPPPRNAESPKQCNLEPRKPDQTEPGSTMSSTSHLSPVRSHQSSMSEMGSYVEMKMDHHLPVNKGKGSDCRRAAIVTGDHCSVAACGMEGREPEEEEGQGQGYMTMSPQVSHSLSVLPQDDYVIMASPHKHNWPSYFPPSTSLKTSFNSSTCGCSSPLHPSHPQTNEQSQPHWLVTSAQQAETEAGQSQMSISCSTRPQDDAGQKQKSAKQGRLPSQTRATLSPVRSVEGSGMRTPFVTSGPGYVRPVQASPNSGISRSSRLQAVSGQSVRHGLSWCLPSCLRPS, encoded by the exons ATGAAAGATGAGACTGAAAATCAATGTTTGACTTCTGCAG GTTTCCGGcttgaaatgaatgaaacagcAGAAAGTCAGAACAGGTGTGCAAACCACAAGAGATCTCTTCCTGCTTGCAGCTCCCCTGTGTCTACCCCCAGCTGCACCTCCACCCAAATGTGGCTGCCAGTCGAATCACCTCTGCATGCTCCCTTGATGAATGACCGCCAAGTGGAGCAGGACCAGGATTCTCGGGACGAACATCACGTTAGGAGGCAGTCAAGTCCTCCTCCACGTTTCTATGAGGAACTCTTCTGTACCAGCCATATAACTCTGGTGCCTCTCGCTGGCACCCTCGTGACCTCTTCCAGGCCGCAGAGCGATGTGGTGAAACAAGGTTACCTGGGGAAGCTGGAGCGGACCTACCAGAGATATTTTGTCCTGAGAGCAGGAAGTCACACCGGGCCGAGTCGACTGGAGTGGTACAAGAGCCAGGAGAAGTTCACAGCAATGGAGAAGTCTGCTGGTAAAGCTGCGCTGTTTGGCTCAAGCAAGCAAGG GGTGATTTACCTGAGGTGCTGTCTTGGTGTGAGCCGGATTGGCAGTTCCAGGAAAGGCCACACAGTGGTGCTGTATGCCAAGGATCAGACCATGGTGCTAGTGGTGGAGGACCAGTGGGAGCAAGAAGAGTGGTATCTGGCTGTCAAGAAACTGATGGAGGAAGAGCTGAAGGATGAAGAGCATGGAGAAGGGTTTGATGAAGAGGATGATGGGTATTGCACTCTGCCCCCTGCTGCTTTCTTCAAAGAG GTTTGGCCCGTCACAGTAAAGCCCAGAGGTCTGGGCTGTTCCAAGTCCCTGGCAGGGGAGAGCCGGCTCTGCCTCACAGCCACGTCCCTCATCTTGGTCAGAGTGAGCACATGCAGCGATTTGCCTTCTGTTACGATACCTTTGCTGAGTGTGCGGCGCTTTGGCCACTTGGATGGCTCGTTCTTCTTGGAGCTTGGCAGGTCGGCACCAAACGGTCCTGGAGAGATCTGGATGGAAGCAAGAGACCAAG GAAGCCCAGTAGTAGCCCAGCACATTCACGAGGTGGTTCGCGAGACTGTAAGGGCACTACGAGCTCTTCCTGACTTCAGCCGGTCACCGACCTCCAACCACAATCAGCTTCAATCCCTTCTGGCCTCAAAACGCTGCAGACCCAAAAACGGAGACAAGCTGGTGCATGTGAGACCACTTGGTTCTTGCCTGGCCCCGCCCCCCAGAAATGCTGAAAGTCCAAAACAATGTAACCTAGAGCCCCGCAAACCAGATCAAACAGAGCCAGGATCTACTATGAGCTCTACCTCACATCTCAGCCCTGTCAGATCCCATCAGAGCTCCATGTCAGAGATGGGAAGCTACGTGGAAATGAAGATGGACCATCATCTCCCTGTGAACAAAGGGAAGGGAAGCGACTGCAGAAGGGCTGCCATTGTAACTGGGGACCACTGCAGTGTTGCTGCCTGTGGGATGGAGGGCAGGGagccggaggaggaggaggggcaggGGCAGGGGTACATGACGATGTCACCACAGGTAAGCCACAGTTTGTCTGTGCTGCCTCAGGATGACTATGTTATCATGGCAAGCCCACATAAACACAACTGGCCCTCCTACTTTCCCCCCTCCACTTCCCTTAAGACATCGTTCAACAG CTCCACCTGTGGCTGCAGCTCTCCTCTGCACCCGTCACATCCTCAGACCAACGAGCAGAGTCAGCCACACTGGCTTGTGACCTCGGCCCAGCAGGCAGAAACAgaagctggccaatcacagatGAGCATTAGCTGCTCCACTCGACCACAGGATGATGCAGGGCAGAAGCAGAAATCAGCCAAGCAGGGACGACTCCCATCACAAACCAGGGCCACTTTGTCTCCTGTGAGGAGTGTTGAGGGGTCTGGCATGAGGACTCCTTTTGTCACAAGTGGACCAGGCTATGTCAGGCCAGTCCAGGCTAGTCCGAACTCCGGTATAAGCCGGTCTAGTCGACTCCAAGCTGTATCGGGACAATCTGTTAGACATGGGCTGTCATGGTGCCTACCTTCTTGCCTGAGGCCAAGCTGA
- the LOC123976781 gene encoding insulin receptor substrate 2-B-like isoform X3, which produces MKDETENQCLTSAGFRLEMNETAESQNRCANHKRSLPACSSPVSTPSCTSTQMWLPVESPLHAPLMNDRQVEQDQDSRDEHHVRRQSSPPPRFYEELFCTSHITLVPLAGTLVTSSRPQSDVVKQGYLGKLERTYQRYFVLRAGSHTGPSRLEWYKSQEKFTAMEKSAGKAALFGSSKQGVIYLRCCLGVSRIGSSRKGHTVVLYAKDQTMVLVVEDQWEQEEWYLAVKKLMEEELKDEEHGEGFDEEDDGYCTLPPAAFFKEVWPVTVKPRGLGCSKSLAGESRLCLTATSLILVRVSTCSDLPSVTIPLLSVRRFGHLDGSFFLELGRSAPNGPGEIWMEARDQGSPVVAQHIHEVVRETVRALRALPDFSRSPTSNHNQLQSLLASKRCRPKNGDKLVHVRPLGSCLAPPPRNAESPKQCNLEPRKPDQTEPGSTMSSTSHLSPVRSHQSSMSEMGSYVEMKMDHHLPVNKGKGSDCRRAAIVTGDHCSVAACGMEGREPEEEEGQGQGYMTMSPQLHLWLQLSSAPVTSSDQRAESATLACDLGPAGRNRSWPITDEH; this is translated from the exons ATGAAAGATGAGACTGAAAATCAATGTTTGACTTCTGCAG GTTTCCGGcttgaaatgaatgaaacagcAGAAAGTCAGAACAGGTGTGCAAACCACAAGAGATCTCTTCCTGCTTGCAGCTCCCCTGTGTCTACCCCCAGCTGCACCTCCACCCAAATGTGGCTGCCAGTCGAATCACCTCTGCATGCTCCCTTGATGAATGACCGCCAAGTGGAGCAGGACCAGGATTCTCGGGACGAACATCACGTTAGGAGGCAGTCAAGTCCTCCTCCACGTTTCTATGAGGAACTCTTCTGTACCAGCCATATAACTCTGGTGCCTCTCGCTGGCACCCTCGTGACCTCTTCCAGGCCGCAGAGCGATGTGGTGAAACAAGGTTACCTGGGGAAGCTGGAGCGGACCTACCAGAGATATTTTGTCCTGAGAGCAGGAAGTCACACCGGGCCGAGTCGACTGGAGTGGTACAAGAGCCAGGAGAAGTTCACAGCAATGGAGAAGTCTGCTGGTAAAGCTGCGCTGTTTGGCTCAAGCAAGCAAGG GGTGATTTACCTGAGGTGCTGTCTTGGTGTGAGCCGGATTGGCAGTTCCAGGAAAGGCCACACAGTGGTGCTGTATGCCAAGGATCAGACCATGGTGCTAGTGGTGGAGGACCAGTGGGAGCAAGAAGAGTGGTATCTGGCTGTCAAGAAACTGATGGAGGAAGAGCTGAAGGATGAAGAGCATGGAGAAGGGTTTGATGAAGAGGATGATGGGTATTGCACTCTGCCCCCTGCTGCTTTCTTCAAAGAG GTTTGGCCCGTCACAGTAAAGCCCAGAGGTCTGGGCTGTTCCAAGTCCCTGGCAGGGGAGAGCCGGCTCTGCCTCACAGCCACGTCCCTCATCTTGGTCAGAGTGAGCACATGCAGCGATTTGCCTTCTGTTACGATACCTTTGCTGAGTGTGCGGCGCTTTGGCCACTTGGATGGCTCGTTCTTCTTGGAGCTTGGCAGGTCGGCACCAAACGGTCCTGGAGAGATCTGGATGGAAGCAAGAGACCAAG GAAGCCCAGTAGTAGCCCAGCACATTCACGAGGTGGTTCGCGAGACTGTAAGGGCACTACGAGCTCTTCCTGACTTCAGCCGGTCACCGACCTCCAACCACAATCAGCTTCAATCCCTTCTGGCCTCAAAACGCTGCAGACCCAAAAACGGAGACAAGCTGGTGCATGTGAGACCACTTGGTTCTTGCCTGGCCCCGCCCCCCAGAAATGCTGAAAGTCCAAAACAATGTAACCTAGAGCCCCGCAAACCAGATCAAACAGAGCCAGGATCTACTATGAGCTCTACCTCACATCTCAGCCCTGTCAGATCCCATCAGAGCTCCATGTCAGAGATGGGAAGCTACGTGGAAATGAAGATGGACCATCATCTCCCTGTGAACAAAGGGAAGGGAAGCGACTGCAGAAGGGCTGCCATTGTAACTGGGGACCACTGCAGTGTTGCTGCCTGTGGGATGGAGGGCAGGGagccggaggaggaggaggggcaggGGCAGGGGTACATGACGATGTCACCACAG CTCCACCTGTGGCTGCAGCTCTCCTCTGCACCCGTCACATCCTCAGACCAACGAGCAGAGTCAGCCACACTGGCTTGTGACCTCGGCCCAGCAGGCAGAAACAgaagctggccaatcacagatGAGCATTAG